A window of Pan paniscus chromosome X, NHGRI_mPanPan1-v2.0_pri, whole genome shotgun sequence genomic DNA:
AAGGACCCACTGACCATGTACCTCAGACCCCAGGCGCCACTCCCAAGGGGTGGTATCCTGTACCACTGGACTCTGCaatgcaaaggaaacagtcaTATGCACAGTGTGGAGCTCCAACTGATGCTCCTACCTCCTTCTAAACTAGATTGCGGGCCCTTGGCCTGGAAGTGGAGACAGACTGAGGCCTGGGCCTTGCCTTCCCTCCAGAAGCTCCAGAgcttgggggtgggaggagagacagACCTATTAATCTTAGTGTGTTTCAGACACCAGGTAAGGCACAGGTGGAGACActaaggagaaggggaagaagggtTCAGTTGGGCCTGAAGGGTTTGGGTAAAGTCCTTAATAGAAGTGATGTCTCTTTCCATCCCCTTGTCACCTGCAGATTCAGGAGCCATCCTGAGGGATGTGGCAACATTTGGGAGGACTCGGCAGCTAGGTGATATCTCTATAATAGAAAATGACTTTGAGGTGAGAAGATACCCACTGCTTCCCTGACCTCATTCTCCCCAGCCCCTTATCTGAGGGGGAGGGTGTCCCCTGAGCCAGTCCCCCTCCCTTTCTAGGGGAGTATCTGGGAAAGAGGGCAGATTTGGAACCAGAGAAAGCTCTCTGGAAGAGGTTAGATTTGATCTGGGTCTTGCAGGATGATGGCCAGGGCCTCTCCTGCCGAGTTCATGGAATGCATGTCTGCTGTGAAGGAGTGTGTGAGGGATGGGACACAGACGTGCCAACATGGTAAAGGCTGTCTGAAAACTGGTGAAGGATGGGCCTATACCAGGGAGGCCTCCGTCCTGGGCCAAGCAGTTCTCTAACCTGGGAGTTGCTTCAGGTTGTAGGCACCATCTCTTCCTCTCCTGTCTGGACACTTCCTGTGGCTGACTGCCTTGGCAGTGGTAGTTAAGTGCTGAGATTGAGCCCCTTCCTGCCCATCCCAGCTCTCACACTCATCTCTCCTGTCAGCTCCTCCAACCCCCTTTTCATGATCAATTCCAGCCAAAAGGTCAGCCTCTTCCCCTAGACTGAGACCTGGGGTCAAACTGGACCCGACAGGGTTGTCCACggactcctctctctctccttactTGTATAGCCTAGGGTCCCAACTGGAAGACTAGATGAAGCAGGGCTGAGCCAGACCTTCCCACCAATCAAAGCTGCCAGAAGAGGGCGGGCTTTCTTATTTACCACTAGGTTCCTATCAGCTGCAAATATTGGGAAGGGGGAATGAAACCCATGAACGTTCAGATGAGAAAGCAAAATAAGAGTGGCAGTGTGCTAAGCTCCTGGGCTAGGGATCAGGACCCAGCCTTTAGCCTCCTCACAGCCCCTTGAGAGGACGGAAAGCCCTTGAGGCAGGCATGATAGGAAGCTGACTGGCTTAGGGCTTCCATGCTCTTGCTTCCTCCTTTGTATCCTCGTATCATGGGCAGACTCCAAACACAGAACACTCAAGACCACAAAGAATGGTTCTTAGCCTTTGGAGGGTCAAGGATCCCTTTATGAATCTGATACAAGCTGGTTAGTCTTCTTGTCAGAAAAACACATGCATGCAAACACCCACAAAAACATGTAAACAATCTGTTGATGGTCCCTGATTTAGTCCAGCACCCTCATCTTAAAGACTTTGGGACTCAGAAGGGAGATCTTTCCAACTACTATGGGACCATTATTGGGCTTGAAACCactttgctaagtgaaagaagctagacacaaaggaTCACATATTATacgattccatttatgtaaaatgtccagaataggcaaatggGATGAGGGGTAAAGGACGCCTAAGGGATATGGAGTTTCTTTCtgcagtgatgaaaatgttctgaaattttttttcgaatgatggctgcacaactctgaatatactaaaagctatTTAATTGTATACTTTTAAGTGGGTGACTGTATggtatgtacattatatatcaataaGCTGTCTTAAAAAAGTGAACTCAGGGGTTGCAAATGACCACACATCTGAGCTTTAGTCCCCATTCATCAGGGGCATAACCTGTGGAGAAAAATCAGGGAATTATGCAGTATATGGGTTAGACAGGAAAACATTCTAGGAAGAACGAGATTCTATGTATCATCTTAAGGGCAATAAAGCATCATGGAAGGTTTTAAGCAGTATATAATCAGATCTACACTTCAGAAACGCCccaaatcactgaattgtacatttcaaacaagtgaattttatagtatgtaaattatatctcaataaagccatTAACAAAAAAATCCCTTTGGGAGCTTGAGGAGGATAAACTGGAGGGCATCAACTGGGGGAGGCTGTAGTGTAGGAGTTTGGGTGAGGGGGCCCGAGCCCATCTGTTTGGACTTGAGGGAAAGTGGCTTGGGGTTAGAGTCGGGGGAGGATCAGAATGTCTTGCCCAAGGTTAAGAAGCTGGTGGAACTTGATTTCAGAACCCAgagctccctggcttcagccctagTGCTCCTGCCAGCACTACAGCTGCTCCACTGACTGGTGATGGAAGCACTGTCTTCCCCGTCTAAGAGAAATGCACTTCAGAAACATGTTTCCAAAAAATGTTTCTAAGGGTTTTATTTCTaacaagaggaaaataataaaataaaattaaaataggctTCAGTTGGAACCAAgtttcttgttttgctttttttttttcttttgaacaaaTTAATTACACACCAACAATCTTCTTTTATTAcaacatgaacccaggaggaggaaaggagacagGGGAGGACAGGGAGGGAGGACTGAGGTGGTTGTGAGGACAAGCACCAAAAGCTTTCTTCAGATCACAGGGAGCCCTGTTCAGCTCCCCAGCcaaattcctttaaaataaaaaactgtgaGCACGGCTATGTGAAGTTTCCTCCTCCTGGGTGGAACAgtcaggggaagggagagggagaagggggtaggaagggagagggagaagggggtaggaaggaaggaaaagaggggagGAGAGTGGGGGCAGGGGTTAGTGTAGCATGGCCTGGCCAGGACCAGAactggggagagaagggaggagagtCCCCCAGTTTGCATATACACTGGCCTTGTCTCTGGAATGGTGAtggcccagccccagccacccCCCTGCCCACCAGCCCATCCATCTATCTGCCTCAGGTGTCTGGGAATGCTGGTTAGAGGCTACCAGGGAGGGAAGACTCCAGGGGCCGGCCCCCAGGAGCTGAGGTCTGAACAATACCTTGGAGTCAGAATACAAAAGTCAAGGGACTCAGGGGTGGGCGGGTAGCAGGGATGGCCACCCCCCTACCCGCCCACCCCCCAAGAAGCAGGCTTGATGGTCAGAAAGAGGATCCTTGAGGCCGAGGGGGGTCTCTGTCAGGGTCTGTGCTAGGCTCAGCCACTGTCACAACTGTTGCTGAGGCGGCTGCTGTGGGCAGGGCAGATGCAGCCGGGGAGTCAGAGTGGAGAAAGGGGCCGAGGGGCCTGAAGTGGTCCCTTCCGCCGGTTCCAAGCCATTCTGGTTCTCCTGGGTGCTGGGGCTGCCAGTGGTGGGGATGGGTGCAGGGGGGCCCTCACCCCCAGTCTCCTCCtccagctcttcctcctcctggacCTCCTCAGCCTCTGGCCCTGAGCTCCGTACCCTCTTTGGCTCTAGCTCCTCTCGGGCTGGGTCATCGCCCTCCCCACCCCGATCCACcttccgccgccgccgcctctccAGGGCCCGGCCCCGAGCCCGACTCCCGTGACGCTCTGCCTTCTccagctgtgattacagacaggCAGAAAGACAGGTTGTGGGCCAGTGGTCAGGCCTGGGCTCCCTACTCGGCCTGACCTCCTGGCCCGGCCCATGACCCCTCTCCTCACCTCCAGAAGTGTGCGGATCCTCTCCAGGTCTGGGGGCTGTCCAGCCTGCAGCAGCTGCCAGATGCTGTGGTTCTCATCCAGGGTCACCTCGAGCAGGTCCCCCTCCATCATGAGCTCCTCCAAGGGGGCCCGGGTTGCCTCAGGCAGTTCCAACACAGGGCCAGTCAACTGTGGCAACAGCGAGGACAGCAGCTCCAGATCTAGGAGGTTGCAGGAACAAGCGGCATTAGAGGCTGCCCTTGGTCTTATCCCCACCACTACAACAGAGCTGAGGACTACATGGGTCACTATGGTGATGTGCAGTCAACAGCCTACCCACACCACACCTAGACCTACCTCTCTTACCTGAGCCCTCCTCCGGGGCTACCTTCTCAGGACTGGTCACACTGTCTCCATTCTCCAGTAAGCCCTGGACCTGCGGAGGAGAGCAAGAATAGGTAGGGGCAACTGAAGTGAAGAACCAGGCCCTATTCCTCCTCCGCCAACCCCAAACTTGAGACCCTCCGCCTtctggaggaggagggaagacaCAGGCTGCCAGCAGGGAGCAGAGTCTAGGAATCTGGACAGATGCAGAATAGAGTAGGAAGGCTGGtccaaagaaaactgaaaattggaGAACAAGGGGCAGGGCCGAGCCTAAACTGGGGTAGGGGCTAGGAGACAAGAATCTGAGGACAAGAGCTGGGCTGAGTAGCTCACCTTAGGCATATCCTTGCCACTGCCCTCTCTGAGGGGGTCAGAAGCAGGGGCTGCAGGGTAGTTAGGAGGCTCCTCAGGTCTAGGTTCAGCCTGTAGCCGTTGGCGGAGCTCAGCCAGCCGTCCCAAAAGAGCAGTCACATCTTCAGAGGCCAGAGCCTGCCTGGCGCGGCCTTGCCAGCTGATGGCCCTCTCTGTGAGGCACTGCAGGGCCTCGCCCTCGGGCAGCCGCACAGGCAGTCTCTGCAGGGCTACCAGCagtgccaggatggtctccaggCGCGGGCGCCTTGAGCGCATACACAGTGGACACAGGAATTTGGTGTCCCATTCCCACCAGGCCAGCAGTGGGGATGAGGTGGGATTGGGCCTCGGAGAGCTGAGGAGGCGAGGCACTGACACACACCGCCCATGGAACCAGTCCTGACACAGGTCACACTGCAGAGCTCCCGCCCCAGCCGGCACCtgcccacacacacagacagaggtTGTAGAGGAGGCCGTGGTCGATGATGCCAGTGGACTGGGCTTGGCCGAATTGGTGCGACGCAGCTGCAGGAtaccctccttctccttctgttcCCCCTCCTTGAAGGCCACGATCTGCCATACCCAGGACAGGAGCAAAGTGGGTCAGCAGCCtaccccttcccttctctgggcccCCCCTTAACACCCCCACTCCCAAACCAGgagaactgaggctcaggggaCAAGCGGTCTGCTCATGGCCACCCAGCTCAGACACTCTATCATCACCAAGCCCTTCTCCCCATCTGTGTCTAAGCTCCTTACCacagagcctgggtccctgaggtCCTGCGCAGACAGCCCCAGCAGCTCTGTGTCAGATTTGTACAATCCCAGCTCCTTCTCCATCCACCGGCTGCGCTTGGTGCTGTCTGAGCCAGCATCTGCACATGGGCAGAGAACCTGGGGCAGGCAGACAAGAGAGGGAATGACTGGGCTTCCCTTACATCCCccgcctccttccctccctggtgCCCCTACAAAACCCATGTTATCTCATGAGCCATCTCATAGAAGCCAGGGCAGGCGTTAAGAGACGCTGTAGGTCAAGgtcccaggcctcacctccagcaGCGTGTAGCAAGAATTTTTCTTGAGGAAGGTCTTGGAGGCCTTCTCCCTCCAGGAGTGCGCTGTCAGTACCTGTAGCTCTAGCTGTCTCAGCTCCTCCAGCCCCACAGGTAGGTCCCGGCCCACAGCTACTAGGCCCTCCAAGTCATCCAGGCAGGGGTAGTGGTCACCATTCTAAGGCCAAGGGCGAGAGACAGCTCAGTTCAACTTGCCAATGCTATTGATGCTTactctgtgcctggccctgagctGGAAAGATGAACTGGGCTCAGTCTTGAGGGATTAAAAAAATAGGTGTCATCCTAAGGAACAACCACTTGGCTCTCTCCCACAACACCGGCATCTACCGACTGGCTCAGCCCCAAATATCTAGTCAGCCTTCTGTTGTGGTttgcctcttctcctctcctccatgCCCCTGCCCTGCTCAGTCCCATACCACCTGCTTCCCTGGCCCACCCATCTCATCCTAACCAGTGCCCTCTCTTCCTTCAGGCCAGCCTCACACTCTTCCTCTCACCCTGCTCATCAGGCACATCTTGCCTCCTGACTACATGCCatgcccccttcctctctccagcCAACCCAACCCATCCCAGCAACCCAGCACATCCCAGTGTATATGCCATCTCTTCCCAGCTGGACTGAAGGCCTGGGGTGGGAGTGGCAGGGTCCTCACTTGGATCTCATCAACATCAGCAATCCAGGCCCGGGCCTTAGCAAGAGCCTCCTTGAGAGCCTGGATGTTGGGCAGGTGAACAGGGATGTTTTCCGCTTCACGGATTATGGCCTCAAGTGTGGCTGGTGGATGCTTCTGCCTAAaggtaaggaaaaaaagaacGCTCAGTCTGATGTGGTCTGCCTGACCAGAAGCCCAGCCTGACCACCAGATATATCTGCATGGGCCCCTTGGGTGTCTGTTATTCCTGCTGTCACTTGGGCCTACTTGCTTGTATTCCACCTAAGGGTAGCTGCCAGTCCCTGCTTCCCCAAGACTGCATGCACCCAACTTCATCCCTTCTGCCACAGCTCTTGCACCTCTGTTTGTCTGCCAGTCTGCTGGCCTGCTAGCAATGCCTACATATACAACCTGTATTGTGTAATCTGTTGCTGCAGTTTGTCAACTGCCCTGTGTGGGGTCTTTCTACCAACATCTGCCCATCTGCCTGTCACTTGTGCTTCTGGGTATGCGCACATTAGCCTGTAGGGCTAGTCTTCTAGATAATCTCTATCTGTCCATTTCTGCTTCTCCATCAGCCTCTCTTTGCCTTTAAGTAtagagttgttttttaaaaaaacgacAAGATAGACAACAAAAGAGGGGAGAGTCAATACAGTAACACAGGAGCGTGATACCTAAGGCCACCCATGGGCATCCTCTTCTGGGTCTCCACTCAACTTTGATGTTTGGAATAGGGCAGGGAAGGGAAGCAGCAGCTGGACCTACCTGGCCTCCAGGCAGAGGTGGGCTTTCTCCTCCCAGCGTTCAGCAATTGTCAGCAGTTCCTGCAGCTCGGCCTGGGCTTTATCCACAGCAGGGCTAGGGGCTACACTGGCACCCGCGACCAACAGTCCTCGCATGACAGCCAAGGTGCCCCTTCGGGCTGAGGGGGCCAGTGTGCGTTTCACCTCATCCAGCCATCGCGCCTGTTCCACCTGCCGCTGGAGCTGCTGGGCCTCAGGCACCTCCACCCCCAGCTGCCGCCCCCTCTCCAACAGGGACTGCAGTAGCCCTGGACTGGAGGGCAGTGAGGCCAGGGCCTCACGAGCCTCAGCCTGGTAGGCCTCCACCTGTTCCAGAACACCCTACCAGGACACAGGATGAAGAACAAACTCCTCAGCTGGGCCCAGTGAGGGGTTCCACCACCAGATGGAACCTTGTCCCACCTACCTTCTTACCCTCCAAGCTTTTGGGGCAAAGGAGCCTAACATGGGCTGAGCTCTCCTTCTCCAAGCCCTAAGACAGTTGGGGTTCCTAACACTGACTGCTCATTAGAATGCCCTGGGGAATTTaagaatgcagattcctgggccccaccctgaGAGATTCTTAATTAACTAATAATTATTAATCTATGctttatttaacttttcagaGGGCTCTGTTCTCAGGGCACCAAGAGACCTCCCTGCCCTAAAAATTGCTATGATTAGTCCTCACATAAACCCTTGTGCTCACCACCCTGGGGTCTGTTGCCCTCTCCATCTCACTCCTCCTCCACCTTCATGAATTTCCCTCCACTTTCCAAGCCCAACAAGCACCCCTGTTACCTCCTTCTCCTCTACCCCTCCTCCAGGAAACCTTACCTGGACTCTGTATCCTATACCCATACCCTTGCCACCTGACCCTCAAGGCCCATTTCTAACAGACAAGTCACTAGACCCTTGCCTCACCCCTCCCACCTGTTCTTTTCTCACACGTGTGTCCTGTCTTGCCTGAACACTTTAAGCTTTTGAAAGGAGCCAAGCATGGCCTGCTGCTCAGGTCCCCTGGTCCCCCTGATCCCTCATCAGCACTCCAAGCGTCCTCACCTTGACATCCCCAATCTGGTGCATGGCGCAAGGCAGGTTGTTCATCTGGTCCAGAAAGGCCCGGAGCTCAGTCAGGGTCATCTGTAGACCAGCCACCCTGTGGGGGCTATGAAGTATCACATGTGAGGTTTCAGGTCCAAACTCAGTGCCTTCCCTCCATGTCTATGCTAAGACTGAACACCTTTCCTCACTACACCTGTCCACCTTGATCTCGCATATTTCAAATTTGCCCCAATTGCCCAGGTTAGAGGGAAGGTTTTAAATTATAGAGCATGTTCATATTATGAGGGGAAAGAATTAGAAACTAATGGGTTGTAATAAGAGCTACACTTTGCAATCCATCCTCTACTGTGAACTCTAAAGCTGTGTTAGCAGGGATCAGGTCTATACATCTTTGTCCTGTTCTTACCCGTAAGCCTCCCACAACTCTTCCCTGCCCacaaaacccctcagcctctctCTCAGGCCACTTCCAGGTactgataaaaaataaacacttctAGCTTTCTTATCACAGaggctctcctctcctttttaggTGGCCTGGTCTCCTTGTCCTCCCCAACACCTTCCAGGCCATCTCACACTCTTGTGCCTGGCAGCTTCCTGCTGATGTCCATTCTGCCAAATGGTATTCACAGTCTACCCCTTGTAGCACTTTTCCTCGGTGCTGGATCCTCAGCACCTTATGTGTGCCCTAACTCCTCACGCTGTCATACCCAGCTTCCTGGCCGCTGACCAGTCCCAGAGCTCGGGACACGCAAGCCTCTGCCTCACTCAGGCAGTTCTTTAGTTGCTGCAGCAGCTCACTATTAGGAAACCTCCGCTCACGGGCTTCAGACTCTAGTGCCCTCAGTTCTTCAAGGCCTGGAAGAAAAATGAGGGCAGCAAAGAGTAGGCAGTATTGAATAGAGGCAGAGGAAGGGGGTCAGAGTACAGAAGAAAGGGAATAGAACTTGCCTGTGGAGTCCCTCCATCCCCCCCATCACTCACTGCGCTTCCGCCcatcctccacctccagggccaCTCGCACTTTGTTGGCCCAGGTGTCAAAGGACTCAGCCCGAACCTTCAGCTTATGCAGCATGGCAGGAAGCTCATCCAAGGTATACCGATACCTGGAGGAAGAGGGCAGGCAAGAGCATGTCTGGCCCAGCTCTCCATCCTCCTTCTTGCCCCACTTCCTCCAGAAAGGCCCATGCTCACCGCAGGTACTGCCGGCTACTAGAGCACTTGCAGAGATCATTGATGTGGGAAAGGCAGACAAGGCCGTCTGGGCAGTCGTAGCAGGCCAGGGCTGACAGGAAACACGTAGTCTTGCACTTGATACACTGGCGCTCATCATCTGGGAGCAGCTCGAAAGCCTCTCGCTCAGCCTCTGTGATACCCTAAAGGCATTTAACCCATGCGTTATATATAACCAGAACCAGGTAGCAAAATTCTCCATCTCAGCCACCACCGACCCCTACTTTAGATTCAAATCTATGCTGAGGGTCATGGGGTTTAAGAGGCCAAACCCCAGGGAGCATACCTGCCCTTTGTAAAGTCTAGACTCTCAAAGCTTGGGGAATCAGATAAACCAGGGCAAGATCAGTGTGCGCTGAGTCAGATaattttatagaggaagaaaaatcaGGTAAGATCCAGATCAGCAGAAAGGGCCTTGTGGGTGAGAAGTGAGGAAAGTGGTGGACCAAGATACCAGAGAGGTGGCAATGAGTGCAAGTGGCCAAGGGACAGGCCTGGCTAGTTATGTGTACTGGGGAACAATATCGGCTTCCAGTTACTCAGAGCCcactgtgttccaggcaccacGCTGGCCACTTAGTAGGCAGGAGATACTTGTGCACATATATAACTTAGAGAAATTCAACCGTATGTGCTTGTGTTCAGGGTTTAAAGAGATATAATAATTTTCTCCCAACAATATGGTTTCCAAACCTAATCCAATGACTTCATCTGTTGctcagataaagaaaaagcaatccatttcaaaaatgaaggaaaagctgGCTATATTGGAGTAATCGAGAGACAACCCAGTGTGTATATCTAATGGGCAATTTTAGGGATTTTAACGGGAAATGTCGACTCTTAACAGTTTTTGTCTTACATACCAACTTTAACACCTAATCTCTGCATAAGTTATGAGCCCAAATCCCACTCTGCCACTTATATGCTGTGTGATCATGAGTAAATCATTTAACGTCTCTGGGTCTGTTTCATTATCTAGTAAGATGGAGATAAACAGTATCATCCTTGttgggttgttatgaggattaacaaaaataaagcagCTATGGAATCAGACAAGTATCTCAGCACTTAGATTCAGtgttcatcaaatatttactgttATTAGCTCTAATTTTCAGATAAGAATATATATTCCACAGGCCTATCTCATTTTACTAAGGCAGAAACTAAGTCTCAGGGTCAGTAACTTGCCAAACTGAGTTAATTTTGACTTTAAAGCCAGAGAATATTCTAAGGATGAAGTCTCTAGGGTTTTTTTGGACTACAGACTCCTGAGAATTGGATGTAAACTATAAGTCCTCTTCCCAGAAACATACTTAAATACACATACAATCTCTTACAGGATTCCAAGACTATGGTGTCCAGAATGCTTCTCTGAGGTAAGGGCCAAGTGTGAAGAATTCTGAATGTCAAGATGAGAAGGTCTGTTCTCCCCACCTTGCTTTGGCTCCTTCCCACAGCTTGGCACAGCCACACGGCCATCATTTAATAACAGTACTGAACAGAGTGAGAAAATGATGCCTGGAAAAGCCCAGGGACTCAACAACTTACACCACGACTGAGAGGCCCCAGACTTCCAACACTACTGTAGCTATAGTTCTCCCTATAGCCCACACTCACAGGAAAGCTATAAATGagctttaaaataagaaagtattACCCTAGATAGGCAGCAAGGGATCCCACAGAACCAGCACTCCTTTGTAATCTTATGAAAGACTCTCACAAAGTCAATTCCCTAACTGGGCAAGTGTGAAATTTGAAGATGATGGCTGAAACTACACGAGTGGACTTTAGAGCTCTGTAGCAGCTTCCACTCAGCTACACACACCTAACACAAGCTTACAAGAAATCAATTAAAGCAGGACCACCTTCAGCTTGGTAATATTATTGCCCTAGCTGGAGTTAATAAACCATCTGCAGGTAATAAAATGGCAATTCCTGAGAAACATTCCAAATTTCAATCAGTTTCTTCATGTATTAACATTACCAATAATAGCAGCTGCAACACTGCAAAGGCAATGTTAGAGAGATGGCTTTCATATAAATCACCTTACTCTAACCTTACATCTTGCAAGTTAGgtatttattcccattttagagtaGGAAAGTGAGATATGAAAGATCAAGTAACTTGATACAGTCACCTAGATAATCAGCAGTGAGGTTTCATATGCCAGTCTATTTTGCTAGGTCATGTAAATAATGATAAATAGCTGCTATACCAGTACCTGCCATGGGTCAGTCACTAAGCAAACATTATCTTTAATACAATCAACTATCCAAAAAGATAAGTATTATCATAATCCCATTTTTCAGAGGGGAAAACTGACAATGAAGTAAATCGACTTAAGCAAGGTTGCTGGTAAAGGGTATAGCAGAGAATGGTATGTGGTTTTCAATCGAGATACATCTAGTTCTTTTCACTATACGCCAAGAGTAGAGGCTACATCTTCTTggtgctgcctctgcctccccgaaCTTCCACCAGAATAGGGTGCTTGATCTGGGGTACTCTCCCCACCTTCTCCAGCAGGGCCTTTCGTAGACGCCGCTCTTCTTGCACCATGATGAACATCTCCTTATGCACAGCTGCCGCCAGGTTTAGGTCTAGCTTCTCTGGGCAGGCAGCCATCTTGCAGATAAGCTCCTCATGGGAGAAGACGCAGTATCTCCGGAGCCGGCGGTAGTGCTCAATGCACTGGCGCCCAGCAGGCAACTGTGGGCAGGTTCAAGGTTGAGTGTGGCCAAGTCTGGAGGCCATGATGCCCCAGCTTCTCTACAACCCTCCTGCTTCTCCCCACCATCCCACCACATTCTAGACTCACCCAGTCAGCAGTGCAAAAGTTGACAGCCTCGGCAAAGTTGTAGCCTTGGTTGAAGCCGCTGTGGTAAGCACGGGGGAAGGTGATGACAAATTCTCCTGCACACTGGTTTGTGCGGACAACCTGAAGAACACAAAAGGCCATGGCTGTTGAGATAGAGATTTTCCTGTATACAGACCTGACTTAAGTGCAAGGTCATTAAGGAGACAAAGAAAAGCCTCAGGGAACACAGTCTGACAAC
This region includes:
- the KDM5C gene encoding lysine-specific demethylase 5C isoform X5 produces the protein MEPGSDDFLPPPECPVFEPSWAEFRDPLGYIAKIRPIAEKSGICKIRPPADWQPPFAVEVDNFRFTPRIQRLNELEAQTRVKLNYLDQIAKFWEIQGSSLKIPNVERRILDLYSLSKIVVEEGGYEAICKDRRWARVAQRLNYPPGKNIGSLLRSHYERIVYPYEMYQSGANLVQCNTRPFDNEEKDKEYKPHSIPLRQSVQPSKFNSYGRRAKRLQPDPEPTEEDIEKNPELKKLQIYGAGPKMMGLGLMAKDKTLRKKDKEGPECPPTVVVKEELGGDVKVESTSPKTFLESKEELSHSPEPCTKMTMRLRRNHSNAQFIESYVCRMCSRGDEDDKLLLCDGCDDNYHIFCLLPPLPEIPKGVWRCPKCVMAECKRPPEAFGFEQATREYTLQSFGEMADSFKADYFNMPVHMVPTELVEKEFWRLVNSIEEDVTVEYGADIHSKEFGSGFPVSDSKRHLTPEEEEYATSGWNLNVMPVLEQSVLCHINADISGMKVPWLYVGMVFSAFCWHIEDHWSYSINYLHWGEPKTWYGVPSLAAEHLEEVMKKLTPELFDSQPDLLHQLVTLMNPNTLMSHGVPVVRTNQCAGEFVITFPRAYHSGFNQGYNFAEAVNFCTADWLPAGRQCIEHYRRLRRYCVFSHEELICKMAACPEKLDLNLAAAVHKEMFIMVQEERRLRKALLEKGITEAEREAFELLPDDERQCIKCKTTCFLSALACYDCPDGLVCLSHINDLCKCSSSRQYLRYRYTLDELPAMLHKLKVRAESFDTWANKVRVALEVEDGRKRSLEELRALESEARERRFPNSELLQQLKNCLSEAEACVSRALGLVSGQEAGPHRVAGLQMTLTELRAFLDQMNNLPCAMHQIGDVKGVLEQVEAYQAEAREALASLPSSPGLLQSLLERGRQLGVEVPEAQQLQRQVEQARWLDEVKRTLAPSARRGTLAVMRGLLVAGASVAPSPAVDKAQAELQELLTIAERWEEKAHLCLEARQKHPPATLEAIIREAENIPVHLPNIQALKEALAKARAWIADVDEIQNGDHYPCLDDLEGLVAVGRDLPVGLEELRQLELQVLCPCADAGSDSTKRSRWMEKELGLYKSDTELLGLSAQDLRDPGSVIVAFKEGEQKEKEGILQLRRTNSAKPSPLASSTTASSTTSVCVCGQVPAGAGALQCDLCQDWFHGRCVSVPRLLSSPRPNPTSSPLLAWWEWDTKFLCPLCMRSRRPRLETILALLVALQRLPVRLPEGEALQCLTERAISWQGRARQALASEDVTALLGRLAELRQRLQAEPRPEEPPNYPAAPASDPLREGSGKDMPKVQGLLENGDSVTSPEKVAPEEGSGKRDLELLSSLLPQLTGPVLELPEATRAPLEELMMEGDLLEVTLDENHSIWQLLQAGQPPDLERIRTLLELEKAERHGSRARGRALERRRRRKVDRGGEGDDPAREELEPKRVRSSGPEAEEVQEEEELEEETGGEGPPAPIPTTGSPSTQENQNGLEPAEGTTSGPSAPFSTLTPRLHLPCPQQPPQQQL
- the KDM5C gene encoding lysine-specific demethylase 5C isoform X1 codes for the protein MEPGSDDFLPPPECPVFEPSWAEFRDPLGYIAKIRPIAEKSGICKIRPPADWQPPFAVEVDNFRFTPRIQRLNELEAQTRVKLNYLDQIAKFWEIQGSSLKIPNVERRILDLYSLSKIVVEEGGYEAICKDRRWARVAQRLNYPPGKNIGSLLRSHYERIVYPYEMYQSGANLVQCNTRPFDNEEKDKEYKPHSIPLRQSVQPSKFNSYGRRAKRLQPDPEPTEEDIEKNPELKKLQIYGAGPKMMGLGLMAKDKTLRKKDKEGPECPPTVVVKEELGGDVKVESTSPKTFLESKEELSHSPEPCTKMTMRLRRNHSNAQFIESYVCRMCSRGDEDDKLLLCDGCDDNYHIFCLLPPLPEIPKGVWRCPKCVMAECKRPPEAFGFEQATREYTLQSFGEMADSFKADYFNMPVHMVPTELVEKEFWRLVNSIEEDVTVEYGADIHSKEFGSGFPVSDSKRHLTPEEEEYATSGWNLNVMPVLEQSVLCHINADISGMKVPWLYVGMVFSAFCWHIEDHWSYSINYLHWGEPKTWYGVPSLAAEHLEEVMKKLTPELFDSQPDLLHQLVTLMNPNTLMSHGVPVVRTNQCAGEFVITFPRAYHSGFNQGYNFAEAVNFCTADWLPAGRQCIEHYRRLRRYCVFSHEELICKMAACPEKLDLNLAAAVHKEMFIMVQEERRLRKALLEKGITEAEREAFELLPDDERQCIKCKTTCFLSALACYDCPDGLVCLSHINDLCKCSSSRQYLRYRYTLDELPAMLHKLKVRAESFDTWANKVRVALEVEDGRKRSLEELRALESEARERRFPNSELLQQLKNCLSEAEACVSRALGLVSGQEAGPHRVAGLQMTLTELRAFLDQMNNLPCAMHQIGDVKGVLEQVEAYQAEAREALASLPSSPGLLQSLLERGRQLGVEVPEAQQLQRQVEQARWLDEVKRTLAPSARRGTLAVMRGLLVAGASVAPSPAVDKAQAELQELLTIAERWEEKAHLCLEARQKHPPATLEAIIREAENIPVHLPNIQALKEALAKARAWIADVDEIQNGDHYPCLDDLEGLVAVGRDLPVGLEELRQLELQVLTAHSWREKASKTFLKKNSCYTLLEVLCPCADAGSDSTKRSRWMEKELGLYKSDTELLGLSAQDLRDPGSVIVAFKEGEQKEKEGILQLRRTNSAKPSPLASSTTASSTTSVCVCGQVPAGAGALQCDLCQDWFHGRCVSVPRLLSSPRPNPTSSPLLAWWEWDTKFLCPLCMRSRRPRLETILALLVALQRLPVRLPEGEALQCLTERAISWQGRARQALASEDVTALLGRLAELRQRLQAEPRPEEPPNYPAAPASDPLREGSGKDMPKVQGLLENGDSVTSPEKVAPEEGSGKRDLELLSSLLPQLTGPVLELPEATRAPLEELMMEGDLLEVTLDENHSIWQLLQAGQPPDLERIRTLLELEKAERHGSRARGRALERRRRRKVDRGGEGDDPAREELEPKRVRSSGPEAEEVQEEEELEEETGGEGPPAPIPTTGSPSTQENQNGLEPAEGTTSGPSAPFSTLTPRLHLPCPQQPPQQQL